From one Pseudanabaena sp. FACHB-2040 genomic stretch:
- a CDS encoding TolC family protein, whose product MQGIFHRYLMTLGLGTAIAVFPLSHQSSAQAKLPVSAVASSSTNQTLKADVVTPASLLAQQEPVTEPLEVEEAPAAPATTGRPAIPPTSSALDPEANPLLLPTRPGEVSITEAQAITLEQAIELSARNNQELQIALLELERSQAALREAQADRLPGVNLSASLTAQEGQSSDFSPTTGQITSGSQINTTLSSGVEVSYDLYTG is encoded by the coding sequence ATGCAAGGTATCTTTCACCGTTATTTGATGACTCTGGGGCTGGGAACTGCGATCGCAGTTTTCCCGCTATCCCACCAAAGTTCTGCCCAAGCCAAGCTGCCTGTCTCCGCAGTCGCTTCCTCTTCCACTAATCAAACTTTGAAGGCTGATGTAGTCACCCCGGCCTCACTGCTAGCCCAGCAAGAACCCGTCACGGAACCCTTGGAGGTTGAGGAGGCACCTGCTGCCCCGGCAACCACTGGCAGACCCGCAATCCCACCGACCTCTTCAGCCCTCGACCCCGAGGCCAACCCACTGCTGCTGCCGACTCGACCTGGGGAAGTGAGCATCACAGAGGCTCAGGCCATCACCCTAGAGCAGGCCATCGAGCTGTCTGCCCGCAACAACCAAGAGCTGCAAATCGCCCTGCTCGAACTTGAGCGCAGCCAAGCCGCCCTGCGAGAAGCCCAAGCCGACCGCCTGCCCGGCGTCAACCTCTCTGCTTCGCTAACCGCCCAGGAGGGGCAGTCCTCCGACTTTTCTCCCACCACCGGGCAAATCACCAGCGGCAGCCAGATCAACACCACCCTCAGTAGCGGCGTCGAAGTCTCCTACGACCTCTATACCGG